Proteins encoded in a region of the Tetrapisispora phaffii CBS 4417 chromosome 12, complete genome genome:
- the PDR12 gene encoding ATP-binding cassette multidrug transporter PDR12 (similar to Saccharomyces cerevisiae PDR12 (YPL058C); ancestral locus Anc_8.517) — MSSSESKEENYSNDKENDSIADSIESVKQYNGRAESIANVSEEQSATEQLSRNLSKVLSNADGVERLESLARVLSTKTKKEMQSFEVNDLDFDLRSLLNYLRNRQIEQGIEPGDSGVAMKNLTAIGVDASAAYGPSVAEMLRDCVNFPVNFFKKFSKKSSLPTRKIIRDFSGVIESGEMLFVVGRPGAGCSTLLKCISGETSELLDVQGEFSYDGLSQEEMISKYKGYVIYCPELDFHFPKITVKETIDFALKCKTPRTRIDNMTRAEYVDKLRDMWCTVFGLRHTYATKVGNDVVRGVSGGERKRVSLVEAQAMGASIYSWDNATRGLDASTALEFAQAIRTATNMMNNSAIVAIYQAGENIYKLFDKATVLYNGRQIYFGPANKAVDYFTNMGWVKPDRMTSGEFLTAVTVDFENTSLTIKPGYEDKVPKSGDEFEEYWFNSPEYQACLQEYDDYQARHNADETRDRLEVAKEQRRQQGVRKSSQYTVNYWSQVYYCMIRGFQRVKGDSIYTQIYVSSFLIKGLVVGSMFHRIDPKNQSTTSGAYSRGGILFYVLLFSAVTSLAEISNSFANRPIIVKHKTYTMYHLSAEALQEIITEIPTKLIAIIVLSLVSYWIPYLKYEAGAFFQYFLYLFTVQQCTSFIFKLVATITKDGVTAHFVGGLYVLMLTCYAGFVLPIGEMHHWIRWFHYLNPLTYGFESLMSTEFHGRQMLCSKLVPSGAGYEDISVANQVCDAAGAVKGNLYVSGDDYVLKSYHFAYKHAWRNWGVNVVWTVGYIIANVVLSEYLKPVESGGDLLLYKRGHMPEFGTESAEARTATREEMMHALNGPNVDLEAVIDSKDVFTWNHLNYTIPYDGATRQLLNDIFGYVKPGKMTALMGESGAGKTTLLNVLAQRINMGVITGDMLVNAKDLPASFNRSCGYVAQADNHMGELSVRESLQFAAELRQPKNVSIEEKHEYVEKIISLLGMQNYAEALIGKTGRGLNVEQRKKLSIGVELVAKPSLLLFLDEPTSGLDSQSSWSIVQFLRALADSGQSILCTIHQPSATLFEQFDRLLLLKKGGKMVYFGDIGPNSSTLLKYFERQSGVKCGVSENPAEYILNCIGAGATASASADWNDLWLASPECAQARAEVEELHSRLASRPVEENPDLAGRFAASYLTQMKCVVRRTFIQFWRSPIYIRAKYLECVTCALFVGLSYVGVNHSIGGANEAFASIFMLLLIALAMINQICVFAFDSRELYEVREAASNTFHWSVLLLCHTFVEIVWSTSAQLFCFLFYYWPAQYNGRADHAGFFFFFYVLIFPIYFVSYGLWLLYLSPDVPSASIINSNLFAAMLLFCGILQPREKMPGFWRGLMYNVSPFTYVVQALVTPLVHEKSLQCGEHEFNIMDPIAGQTCGEFLSTYIDNNGGYLTNPNATADCRYCAYTNQAAAVEKFNIKWDYRWRNFGFMWVYICFNIFIMLFSYYVMRVKVWSLKSVLDFKNWFHGPRKDRHEKDKSIFQEKPGDAEKVARDTKISA; from the coding sequence ATGTCATCTTCAGAAAGTAAAGAAGAGAATTATTCCAATGATAAGGaaaatgattcaattgCTGATTCCATTGAATCAGTTAAGCAATATAACGGTAGAGCCGAATCAATCGCTAATGTTTCAGAAGAACAATCTGCCACAGAACAATTATCACGTAACTTAAGTAAAGTTCTATCCAATGCCGATGGTGTCGAAAGATTAGAATCTCTAGCAAGAGTTCTATCTACAAAAACTAAGAAAGAAATGCAATCTTTCGAAGTGAATGATTTAGATTTCGATTTACGTTCTTTACTTAACTATTTAAGAAACCGTCAAATTGAACAAGGTATCGAACCAGGTGATTCAGGTGTCGctatgaaaaatttaacagCTATCGGTGTTGACGCCTCTGCTGCTTATGGTCCAAGTGTCGCTGAAATGCTTAGAGACTGTGTCAACTTCCCAGTTAACTTCTTTAAGAAATTCTCTAAAAAAAGTAGTCTTCCCActagaaaaattattcgTGATTTCTCAGGTGTTATTGAATCAGGAGAAATGTTATTCGTGGTCGGTAGACCAGGTGCTGGTTGTTCCactttattaaaatgtatCTCTGGTGAAACTTCAGAATTATTAGATGTTCAAGGTGAATTCAGTTACGATGGTCTATCTCAAGAAGAAATGATCTCCAAATATAAGGGTTACGTCATTTACTGTCCTGAATTGGATTTCCATTTCCCAAAAATTACAGTTAAAGAAACAATAGATTTTGCTTTAAAATGTAAGACGCCACGTACAAGAATTGATAATATGACAAGAGCTGAATATGTCGATAAATTAAGAGATATGTGGTGTACAGTTTTTGGTTTAAGACATACATATGCCACTAAAGTCGGTAATGATGTCGTCAGAGGTGTCTCCGGTGGTGAACGTAAGCGTGTTTCTTTAGTCGAAGCTCAAGCTATGGGTGCTTCCATTTATTCATGGGATAACGCTACTAGAGGTTTAGATGCTTCTACCGCTTTAGAATTTGCACAAGCTATTAGAACTGCTACCAACATGATGAATAATTCCGCCATTGTGGCCATTTACCAAGCTGGTGAAAATATCTATAAGTTATTTGATAAAGCCACCGTTTTATACAATGGTAGACAAATTTACTTCGGTCCAGCAAATAAAGCTGTTGATTATTTCACTAATATGGGTTGGGTCAAACCAGATAGAATGACCTCCGGTGAATTCTTAACCGCTGTTActgttgattttgaaaatactTCCTTAACAATTAAGCCAGGTTATGAAGATAAGGTTCCAAAATCTGGtgatgaatttgaagagTATTGGTTCAACTCCCCTGAATATCAAGCTTGTTTACAAGAGTACGATGACTATCAAGCTAGACATAATGCAGATGAAACAAGAGATAGACTAGAAGTTGCTAAAGAGCAAAGAAGACAACAAGGTGTCAGAAAAAGTTCTCAATACACAGTCAACTATTGGTCTCAAGTTTATTACTGTATGATTCGTGGTTTTCAAAGAGTTAAGGGTGATTCCATTTATACTCAAATTTATGTTTCTTCGTTCTTAATTAAGGGTTTGGTTGTTGGTTCTATGTTCCACAGAATTGATCCTAAAAATCAATCCACTACTTCTGGTGCATACTCTCGTGGTGGTATTTTATTCTATGTGTTACTGTTCTCGGCTGTTACTTCCTTGGctgaaatttcaaattcttttgcCAATAGACCTATTATTGTTAAACATAAAACCTATACAATGTATCATTTGTCTGCCGAAGCTTTACAAGAAATTATTACCGAAATTCctacaaaattaattgcTATTATTGTATTAAGTTTAGTTTCTTACTGGATTCCATACTTGAAATACGAAGCCGGTGCTTTCTTCCAatatttcttatatttGTTTACTGTCCAACAATGCACTTCtttcatctttaaattAGTTGCTACTATTACAAAGGATGGTGTTACAGCACATTTTGTCGGTGGTCTATACGTTTTAATGTTAACCTGTTACGCTGGGTTTGTCTTACCAATTGGTGAAATGCATCATTGGATTAGATGGTtccattatttaaatcCTTTAACTTATGGCTTCGAATCGTTGATGAGCACTGAATTCCATGGCAGACAAATGTTATGTAGTAAATTGGTTCCAAGTGGTGCCGGTTACGAAGATATCAGTGTTGCTAACCAAGTTTGTGATGCTGCCGGTGCTGTCAAAGGTAATCTATATGTTTCTGGTGATGATTATGTCCTAAAATCATACCATTTTGCTTATAAGCATGCCTGGAGAAATTGGGGTGTTAATGTTGTCTGGACTGTTGGTTATATTATTGCCAATGTTGTCTTATCTGAATACTTAAAACCCGTTGAAAGTGGTGGTGATTTGTTATTATACAAGAGAGGTCATATGCCAGAATTTGGTACCGAAAGTGCCGAAGCAAGAACTGCTACCAGAGAAGAAATGATGCATGCTTTGAATGGTCCTAACGTCGATTTAGAAGCTGTCATTGATTCTAAAGATGTTTTCACTTGGAACCACTTGAATTACACTATTCCTTACGATGGTGCTACTAGACAATtgttaaatgatatttttggTTATGTTAAGCCCGGTAAAATGACTGCCTTAATGGGTGAATCTGGTGCTGGTAAGACTACTTTGTTAAATGTTTTAGCTCAAAGAATCAATATGGGTGTTATCACAGGTGATATGCTAGTTAATGCAAAGGATTTACCAGCTTCATTTAACAGATCTTGTGGTTATGTTGCTCAAGCTGATAACCATATGGGTGAATTGTCTGTCAGAGAATCGTTACAATTTGCTGCTGAATTGAGACAACcaaaaaatgtttcaattgaagaaaaacatGAATATGTTGAAAAGATTATTAGTTTATTAGGTATGCAAAACTATGCTGAAGCTTTAATTGGTAAAACTGGTAGAGGTCTAAATGTCGaacaaagaaagaaattatcCATTGGTGTTGAATTAGTTGCTAAACCATCTCTATTGTTATTCTTAGATGAACCAACTTCTGGTTTAGATTCGCAATCATCTTGGTCTATTGTTCAATTCTTAAGAGCTTTGGCTGATTCTGGTCAATCTATTTTATGTACTATCCATCAACCTTCTGCTACATTGTTCGAACAATTCGATAgactattattattgaagaaaggTGGTAAAATGGTTTATTTCGGTGATATTGGCCCAAATTCTTCTactttattgaaatattttgaacGTCAATCTGGTGTCAAGTGTGGTGTCTCTGAAAATCCCgctgaatatattttgaattgtATTGGTGCCGGTGCTACTGCTAGTGCATCTGCTGATTGGAATGACTTGTGGTTAGCTTCCCCTGAATGTGCTCAAGCAAGAGCTgaagttgaagaattaCATAGTAGATTAGCATCAAGACCTGTTGAAGAGAATCCTGACTTAGCAGGTAGGTTTGCTGCCTCTTATCTAACTCAAATGAAATGTGTTGTTCGTAGAACTTTTATTCAATTCTGGAGATCTCCTATTTATATCAGAGCTAAGTACTTAGAATGTGTTACTTGTGCGTTGTTCGTTGGTTTATCTTATGTTGGTGTTAATCACTCTATTGGTGGTGCAAACGAAGCTTTCGCTTCTATTTTTATGTTATTGTTGATTGCATTAGCTATGATTAACCAAATTTGTGTTTTTGCTTTCGATTCCAGAGAATTATATGAAGTCAGAGAAGCTGCCTCCAACACTTTCCATTGGAGTGTATTGCTATTATGTCATACATTCGTCGAAATTGTTTGGTCCACATCCGCGCAATTATTCTGTTTCTTATTCTACTATTGGCCTGCTCAATATAATGGTAGAGCCGACCATGCTggtttcttcttcttcttctacGTTTTAATCTTCCCAATTTACTTTGTTTCATATGGTTTATggttattatatttatccCCAGATGTTCCTTCCGCCTCTATTATTAACTCTAATTTATTCGCTGCTATGTTATTATTCTGCGGTATCTTGCAACCAAGAGAAAAGATGCCAGGTTTTTGGAGAGGTTTAATGTACAATGTTTCTCCATTTACTTATGTCGTCCAAGCCTTAGTTACTCCTTTAGTTCACGAGAAGTCTTTACAATGTGGTGAACATGAATTTAACATCATGGATCCAATTGCTGGTCAGACTTGTGGAGAATTCTTGAGTACTTATATTGATAACAATGGTGGTTATTTAACTAATCCAAATGCTACTGCTGACTGTCGTTACTGTGCATATACCAACCAAGCTGCTGctgttgaaaaattcaacatTAAATGGGACTACAGATGGAGAAACTTCGGTTTTATGTGGGTTTACATctgtttcaatattttcatcatgCTGTTCAGTTACTACGTGATGAGAGTCAAGGTCTGGTCTTTGAAATCAGTTCTGGACTTTAAAAACTGGTTCCATGGTCCAAGAAAAGATAGACATGAAAAAGATAAATCTATCTTCCAAGAAAAGCCAGGTGATGCTGAAAAGGTTGCTAGAGATACCAAAATCTCTGCGTAA
- the EXO5 gene encoding Exo5p (similar to Saccharomyces cerevisiae DEM1 (YBR163W); ancestral locus Anc_8.518): protein MRISRSIVSECYNATRRYKSNQTRFAESIKDTSLLEVNKEKEFINGLPLIKDKIDKRKVNDVKITNSKSEYINGKLNIVRNIFGNDSTNENFINYKFPKGVESPFNAVVAKKKSVISNKITGTDRLSVTKLLTKRWCELRETYDIYSKIPMFETTAIKGGKVAHKKLETRSHPTPKEWTRFVEDFEMNIPTDKYHNYIEDLFNCSMRFVSLFKLGDAREILCHAYLDNTTGKFLKNVPNSDNDILVSGIIDHLTLTEKIPTILENPVKRPPFALFSVDYNDCFTSFQSLLSWLEMNKSYLESNYEIVVSDVKTRSYRSKPSQSSVILAAKYQAMYYHTFLHLLSLDPSVTYQNIIINAQRRGYDVDQPIDPAKLISLIESNNIIFEDMRHLRDGENINFEPFDSDARNYYSDKNSIYDLNKYSDIITDRRVLEKYGELFTNWKIPVSLRYMAARLAQMYHFTGPLLSDQLLIEYYCYDDNFHNIFFKYDEETITKEAFDSTLYWFGKREIEPIKPTVSNLLTYCKYCDYNKICAWKKNGEEHNRNLGRDLINMTKAQQM from the coding sequence ATGCGAATATCACGATCCATAGTTTCAGAATGTTACAATGCAACAAGAAGATATAAAAGTAATCAAACTCGCTTCGCTGAATCAATTAAAGACACTTCCTTATTAGAAGTGAATAAGGAGAAAGAGTTCATAAATGGATTACCACTTATAAAGGATAAGATAGACAAAAGAAAAGTAAATGATGTTAAGATCACAAACTCAAAAagtgaatatataaatggCAAACTAAATATTgtaagaaatatttttggtAATGATTCAACTAACGAgaattttatcaattacAAGTTTCCAAAGGGTGTCGAAAGCCCATTCAATGCTGTAGttgcaaaaaaaaaatcagtTATCTCTAATAAAATTACTGGGACAGACAGATTATCCGTTACTAAATTACTAACAAAACGATGGTGTGAATTAAGAGAAACTTATGacatatattcaaaaatccCAATGTTTGAGACCACTGCAATAAAAGGAGGGAAGGTTGCCCACAAAAAACTAGAGACTAGGTCACATCCAACACCTAAAGAATGGACCCGATTTGTGgaagattttgaaatgaaTATTCCAACAGATAAATATCATAATTACATTGAAGACTTATTTAATTGCAGCATGCGGTTTGTTTCCCTATTTAAGCTAGGTGATGCTAGAGAAATCTTGTGCCATGCTTATTTAGACAACACTACGGGAaagtttttgaagaatGTACCGAATAGTGATAATGATATCTTAGTTTCTGGTATTATAGACCATTTAACATTAACAGAGAAAATACCGACTATATTGGAAAATCCTGTCAAGAGACCACCATTTGCGCTATTCTCTGTTGATTATAATGATTGTTTTACTAGTTTTCAATCTCTTTTAAGCTGGCTAGAAATGAATAAGTCATATTTGGAGTCGAACTATGAGATAGTCGTATCTGATGTAAAAACGAGATCATATCGAAGCAAGCCATCACAATCTTCAGTTATACTTGCCGCAAAATACCAAGCAATGTACTACCATACATTTTTGcatttattatcattagaCCCATCTGTTACATATCaaaacattattatcaacGCACAAAGAAGAGGCTATGATGTAGATCAACCGATAGATCCAGCAAAATTGATAAGTTTAATAGAATCTaacaatataatttttgaagaCATGCGCCATTTAAGAGATGGAGAGAATATCAACTTTGAACCATTCGATTCAGATGCCAGAAATTACTATAGTGATAAAAATTCGATTTATGATCTTAATAAATACAGTGATATTATCACTGATCGCAGAGTACTTGAAAAATATGGAGAATTGTTTACGAATTGGAAAATACCCGTATCATTAAGATATATGGCAGCAAGGTTGGCACAAATGTATCATTTTACTGGGCCATTACTTTCAGATCAgttattaattgaatattattgttatgatgataattttcataacatattttttaagtatgatgaagaaacaaTAACGAAAGAAGCTTTTGATAGTACTTTATATTGGTTTGGTAAAAGGGAAATTGAACCAATAAAACCAACTGTTTCAAATTTACTGACGTATTGCAAGTATTGTGATTACAATAAGATATGTGCTTGGAAAAAAAATGGAGAAGAACATAATAGAAATCTTGGCAGAGATCTGATAAATATGACTAAGGCTCAACAAATGTAA
- the GRX5 gene encoding monothiol glutaredoxin GRX5 (similar to Saccharomyces cerevisiae GRX5 (YPL059W); ancestral locus Anc_8.519) encodes MFLKRFASTRLYSPALSSHIPFRPQAKLFLSTETKKAIEGCVSSAPVVLFMKGTPEFPQCGFSRATIEILDHQGIDPNKFAAYNVLEDPELRDGIKEFSEWPTIPQLYLNKEFVGGCDILTTMAQNGDLAELLDEAGVLCDVEDDVKGSE; translated from the coding sequence ATGTTTTTAAAACGATTTGCAAGCACAAGACTGTACTCCCCTGCTTTATCATCACATATTCCCTTTAGACCACAagcaaaattatttttgagCACTGAAACCAAGAAAGCTATTGAAGGTTGTGTTTCCTCAGCCCCTGTGGTGTTATTCATGAAAGGTACACCAGAGTTCCCTCAATGTGGTTTTTCAAGAGCCACTATCGAAATATTAGATCATCAAGGAATTGATCCTAATAAGTTTGCTGCCTACAATGTTCTAGAAGACCCAGAATTACGAGACGGTATTAAAGAATTCAGTGAGTGGCCAACCATTCCACAATTATATCTAAACAAAGAATTTGTGGGAGGGTGTGATATATTGACTACAATGGCCCAAAATGGTGATCTGGCTGAGCTTCTAGATGAAGCTGGTGTCTTATGTGATGTTGAAGACGACGTTAAGGGATCAGAGTAA